Proteins encoded by one window of Deinococcus radiodurans R1 = ATCC 13939 = DSM 20539:
- a CDS encoding RelA/SpoT family protein → MPEPSPVAPSPDPDFGMAELRALIASRPEAERERVEAAYVFARDAHAGVMRKSGEPYITHPVAVAIILARLGMDTDSLMAGLLHDTVEDVEGVTFEVIERNFGPDVRRIVEGETKVSKLSKQGNQQAEVPGDGRDMQAENLRQMLIAMTVDLRIIVVKLADRLHNMRTLGSMKPEKQQRIARETMEIFAPLAHRLGIGRIKWELEDLSFRYLHPDAYEYLQTRLRTRQEERDELIVNAVAELQDALEDDLELLEWVEDIDIAGRSKHLWSIHNKMQKEGKALEQIFDLLALRVILKPRPLTVPEGVEESRRERAEENREKRVCYHTLSVVHSMWTPLPGRVKDYIAVPKPNGYQSLHTTVISRSGQPIEVQIRSLRMHEVAEYGVAAHWMYKQGGQLAQKDRENWITQLREIQNEIGDASDYIDAVKNDILSQRVWVFTPKGLAVSLTAGSTPIDFAYHIHTRIGETAVGARVNGSIVPLSHRLQNGDMVEVLTSKQGKPSEDWLNFVATRSARTKIRAYSRQQKRDEGLQKGHDLLERYLRRRQLPVRQLMRSKLLEEAAQKLLGTRNPDELYLALAAGKHTPSAVARILSPTLAQEQAAPSRPRPVAVKSSEHGIYVEGFTTQTKISNCCSPIRGDQIMGYLTRGRGVSIHRIDCPNMVRLLRDEPERCVAASWNATSEEELIVDLDVVAEDRQHLLADVMKVLSDQKTSSLKVAAQADTGGTAHIHLRLAVGSQPQLEVVRSALLAVPNVTDVLRIGRGAKRA, encoded by the coding sequence ATGCCGGAGCCGTCCCCCGTCGCCCCTTCACCCGATCCCGACTTCGGCATGGCGGAACTCCGCGCGCTGATCGCCTCCCGGCCCGAGGCGGAGCGTGAGCGTGTCGAGGCCGCCTACGTCTTTGCCCGTGACGCCCACGCCGGGGTGATGCGCAAAAGCGGCGAGCCTTACATCACCCACCCGGTGGCGGTGGCGATTATCCTCGCCCGGCTCGGCATGGACACCGACAGCCTGATGGCCGGGCTGCTGCACGACACGGTGGAAGACGTGGAGGGCGTAACCTTCGAGGTCATCGAGCGGAATTTCGGCCCCGACGTGCGCCGCATCGTGGAGGGCGAAACCAAGGTCAGCAAGCTTTCCAAGCAGGGCAACCAGCAGGCCGAGGTGCCGGGGGACGGGCGCGACATGCAGGCCGAAAACCTGCGCCAGATGCTCATCGCCATGACGGTGGACCTGCGCATCATCGTGGTCAAGCTCGCCGACCGGCTGCACAACATGCGGACGCTGGGCAGCATGAAGCCCGAAAAGCAGCAGCGCATTGCCCGCGAAACGATGGAGATTTTCGCGCCGCTCGCGCACCGCCTCGGCATCGGGCGCATCAAGTGGGAGCTCGAAGACCTCAGCTTCCGCTACCTGCACCCCGACGCCTACGAGTACCTGCAAACCCGGCTGCGCACCCGCCAGGAAGAGCGCGACGAGCTGATCGTGAACGCGGTGGCCGAGCTCCAAGACGCCCTCGAAGACGACCTCGAACTGCTCGAATGGGTGGAGGACATCGACATCGCGGGCCGCTCCAAGCACCTGTGGAGCATTCACAACAAAATGCAAAAAGAGGGCAAGGCGCTCGAGCAGATTTTCGACCTGCTCGCGCTGCGGGTGATTCTCAAGCCGCGCCCACTGACGGTGCCCGAAGGCGTGGAGGAGTCGCGCCGCGAACGCGCCGAGGAAAACCGCGAAAAGCGCGTGTGCTACCACACCCTGAGCGTGGTCCACTCCATGTGGACGCCGCTGCCGGGACGGGTCAAGGACTACATCGCCGTGCCCAAGCCCAACGGCTACCAGAGCCTGCACACCACCGTGATTTCGCGCAGCGGTCAGCCCATCGAGGTGCAGATTCGCTCGCTGCGGATGCACGAGGTCGCCGAGTACGGCGTGGCCGCGCACTGGATGTACAAGCAGGGCGGGCAACTTGCCCAGAAGGACCGCGAGAACTGGATTACGCAGCTACGCGAAATCCAGAACGAAATCGGCGACGCCTCCGACTACATAGACGCAGTGAAAAACGACATCCTCTCGCAGCGGGTGTGGGTCTTCACACCCAAGGGGCTGGCGGTGTCGCTCACGGCGGGGAGCACGCCGATTGATTTTGCCTACCACATCCACACCCGCATAGGCGAAACGGCGGTGGGGGCGCGGGTCAACGGCTCGATTGTGCCGCTCTCGCACCGGCTGCAAAACGGTGACATGGTGGAGGTACTGACCAGCAAGCAGGGCAAACCCAGCGAGGACTGGCTGAATTTCGTCGCCACGCGCAGCGCCCGCACCAAGATTCGCGCCTACTCGCGCCAGCAAAAGCGCGACGAGGGGCTGCAAAAGGGCCACGACCTGCTCGAGCGCTACCTGCGCCGCCGCCAGCTGCCGGTGCGCCAGCTGATGCGCTCCAAACTGCTCGAAGAAGCCGCCCAGAAGCTGCTCGGCACCCGCAACCCCGACGAGCTGTACCTCGCGCTCGCGGCGGGCAAGCACACGCCGAGCGCGGTGGCGCGCATCCTTTCGCCCACGCTCGCGCAGGAGCAGGCCGCGCCCAGCCGTCCCCGGCCCGTCGCCGTCAAGTCCTCCGAGCACGGCATCTACGTCGAGGGCTTTACCACCCAGACCAAGATCAGCAATTGCTGCTCGCCTATTCGCGGCGACCAGATCATGGGCTACCTCACCCGGGGGCGCGGGGTGAGCATTCACCGCATTGACTGTCCCAACATGGTGCGGCTGCTGCGCGACGAGCCCGAACGCTGCGTGGCCGCCTCGTGGAACGCGACGAGCGAAGAGGAACTCATCGTAGACCTCGATGTGGTGGCCGAAGACCGGCAGCACCTGCTCGCCGACGTGATGAAGGTGCTCAGCGACCAGAAGACCAGCTCGCTCAAGGTTGCGGCGCAGGCTGACACCGGGGGCACCGCGCACATCCACCTGCGGCTCGCGGTGGGCAGCCAGCCGCAGCTCGAGGTCGTGCGCTCGGCACTGCTCGCCGTCCCGAACGTGACCGACGTGCTGCGGATCGGTCGTGGGGCGAAGCGGGCCTAG
- a CDS encoding serine/threonine-protein kinase, translating into MTLAGQLLGNGTRLVRVLGHGSHSVVYLAVTGRGQVRAVKLFPPELSAFAAREYEHGAGLLHPRLAPVLGQERIGAQPALLMAYARGAVLFERYRRRPALQRERQAYLLTLVHLLEALAYLHERGVLHRDVKPDNIVVEEDGSAKLVDYDLSGPLGEDPGGAVRIGTPAFQSPEASRGERQGPESDLYSVGVLLFWGLHGQLPEPGEPAPQLADPLVRLQDHLLDPDRTARPHDAAQVRRELLHLVEGTLF; encoded by the coding sequence GTGACGCTCGCTGGACAGCTTCTCGGCAACGGTACCCGGTTGGTCCGGGTGCTCGGTCATGGCTCGCACAGCGTGGTGTATCTGGCGGTGACGGGGCGCGGGCAGGTGCGGGCGGTCAAGCTCTTTCCGCCGGAGCTGTCGGCCTTTGCCGCGCGGGAATACGAGCATGGCGCCGGGCTGCTGCACCCCCGGCTGGCCCCGGTGCTCGGGCAGGAGCGGATTGGCGCCCAGCCGGCCCTGCTGATGGCCTATGCGCGGGGCGCAGTCCTGTTCGAGCGTTACCGGCGCCGCCCGGCCCTGCAACGGGAGCGGCAGGCGTACCTGCTGACGTTGGTGCATCTGCTGGAGGCCCTCGCCTACCTGCATGAGCGCGGCGTCCTGCACCGCGACGTGAAGCCCGACAACATCGTCGTGGAGGAAGATGGCAGCGCCAAACTGGTGGACTACGACCTCAGCGGCCCGCTCGGTGAAGACCCGGGGGGCGCTGTCCGCATCGGCACCCCCGCCTTCCAGAGCCCCGAGGCGAGCCGGGGCGAGAGGCAGGGGCCGGAAAGTGACCTCTACAGCGTGGGCGTGCTGCTGTTCTGGGGCCTGCACGGTCAGTTGCCCGAACCCGGCGAGCCCGCGCCCCAGTTGGCCGACCCCCTCGTCCGCCTGCAAGACCACCTGCTCGACCCCGACCGCACGGCCCGCCCCCACGACGCGGCGCAGGTGCGGCGGGAGTTGCTGCACCTGGTGGAGGGCACTCTGTTTTAG
- a CDS encoding 1,4-alpha-glucan branching enzyme, which translates to MTFPLPLDHEHLQKLVTADLVRPDHLLGAHPTTEHGVQGVRFAVWAPNAQHVSVVGDFNDWNGFDHPLQRLDFGFWGAFVPAAQPGQRYKFRVTGAGGQTVDKTDPYGTFFEVRPNNASIIWQQDFEWTDAGWLEQRARRGQALEDPISIYECHVGSWARRDDGWFLNYRDLAHRLGEYVTYMGYTHVELLGVMEHPFDGSWGYQVTGYYAPTSRLGSPEDFKYLVNHLHSLGIGVLLDWVPGHFPTDEFALAHFDGSPLYEYADPRKGYHYDWNTYIFDYGRNEVVMFLIGSALKWVQDYHVDGLRVDAVASMLYLDFSRTEWVPNIYGGRENLEAIAFLKRLNEVAHHMAPGCLMIAEESTSFPGVTTPTPEGLGFDYKWAMGWMNDSLAYFEQDPIYRKYDHHKLTFFNVYRTSENYVLAISHDEVVHLKKPMVLKHPGDWYAQRADYRAFLAMMWTTPGKKLLFMGQDFAQGSEWNHDAPLPWFHADQPDHRGVMNLVRRLNELYRERPDWHTGDAREEGMAWISADDTDNSVYAYARRDTYSGAWSLVIANLTPVYREDYVIGVPQGGEYRVLLSTDDGEFGGFGTQQPDLSARDEAAHGQAHALHLNLPPSSVLVLEPVAAAPVKGLVSRQELTPELREVARQSAQAVQVERAADPRPNEQQRLVAETPAHEGGRSAPADAAESAEQKPDDEQKGGKKA; encoded by the coding sequence ATGACGTTTCCCTTGCCCCTCGACCACGAGCACCTGCAAAAGCTGGTGACCGCCGATCTGGTCCGGCCCGACCACCTGCTCGGCGCCCACCCGACCACCGAACACGGGGTTCAGGGGGTGCGCTTCGCCGTGTGGGCACCGAACGCGCAGCATGTGAGTGTCGTGGGCGATTTCAACGACTGGAACGGCTTCGACCATCCCTTGCAGCGCCTCGACTTCGGGTTCTGGGGCGCCTTCGTGCCCGCCGCGCAGCCGGGCCAGCGCTACAAATTCCGCGTGACCGGCGCCGGGGGGCAGACCGTGGACAAGACCGACCCCTACGGCACCTTTTTCGAGGTGCGGCCCAACAACGCGAGCATCATCTGGCAGCAGGACTTCGAATGGACCGACGCCGGGTGGCTGGAGCAGCGGGCGCGGCGAGGGCAGGCGCTCGAAGACCCCATCAGCATCTACGAGTGCCATGTCGGCTCGTGGGCGCGGCGTGACGACGGCTGGTTCCTGAACTACCGCGACCTCGCGCACCGGCTGGGCGAGTACGTGACCTACATGGGCTACACCCACGTCGAACTGCTCGGCGTGATGGAGCACCCCTTCGACGGCTCGTGGGGCTATCAGGTCACGGGCTACTACGCCCCGACCAGCCGCCTGGGCAGCCCGGAAGATTTCAAATATCTGGTCAACCATTTGCACTCGCTCGGCATCGGCGTGTTGCTCGACTGGGTGCCGGGCCATTTCCCCACCGACGAGTTCGCGCTCGCGCACTTCGACGGTTCGCCGCTCTACGAGTACGCCGACCCGCGCAAGGGCTACCACTACGACTGGAACACCTACATCTTCGACTATGGCCGCAACGAGGTCGTGATGTTCCTGATCGGCTCGGCCCTGAAGTGGGTGCAGGACTACCACGTGGACGGCCTGCGGGTGGACGCGGTGGCCTCCATGCTGTACCTGGACTTTTCGCGCACCGAGTGGGTGCCGAACATCTATGGCGGGCGCGAGAACCTCGAGGCCATCGCCTTTCTCAAGCGCCTGAACGAGGTCGCGCACCACATGGCCCCCGGCTGCCTGATGATTGCCGAGGAAAGCACGTCTTTCCCTGGCGTCACCACGCCGACGCCCGAGGGCTTGGGCTTCGACTACAAGTGGGCGATGGGCTGGATGAACGACTCGCTCGCCTACTTCGAGCAGGACCCGATCTACCGCAAGTACGACCACCACAAGCTGACTTTTTTCAACGTGTACCGGACGAGTGAAAACTACGTGCTGGCGATTAGCCACGACGAGGTGGTGCACCTCAAAAAGCCGATGGTCCTCAAGCACCCCGGCGACTGGTACGCGCAGCGCGCCGACTACCGCGCTTTTCTCGCCATGATGTGGACCACGCCCGGCAAGAAGCTGCTGTTCATGGGCCAGGACTTTGCCCAGGGCAGCGAGTGGAACCATGACGCGCCGCTGCCGTGGTTCCACGCCGACCAGCCCGACCACCGTGGCGTCATGAATCTGGTGCGGCGCCTGAACGAGCTTTACCGCGAGCGCCCCGACTGGCACACGGGGGACGCCCGCGAGGAAGGCATGGCGTGGATCAGTGCCGACGACACCGACAACTCGGTCTACGCCTACGCCCGGCGCGACACCTACAGCGGGGCCTGGAGTCTGGTGATCGCCAACCTAACTCCGGTCTACCGCGAGGACTACGTGATCGGCGTGCCCCAGGGCGGCGAGTACCGCGTGCTGCTGTCCACCGACGACGGCGAATTTGGCGGCTTCGGCACCCAGCAACCCGACCTCAGCGCCCGCGACGAAGCCGCCCACGGTCAGGCCCACGCCCTGCACCTGAACCTGCCGCCGAGCAGCGTGCTGGTGCTTGAACCCGTGGCCGCCGCGCCGGTGAAGGGCCTTGTCAGCCGCCAGGAACTGACCCCCGAACTGCGCGAAGTCGCCCGGCAATCGGCCCAGGCGGTGCAGGTCGAGCGCGCCGCCGACCCCCGCCCCAACGAGCAACAGCGGCTGGTGGCCGAGACGCCGGCCCATGAGGGGGGCCGCAGCGCTCCGGCAGACGCCGCTGAATCGGCAGAGCAGAAGCCTGACGACGAGCAGAAAGGCGGGAAGAAGGCTTGA
- a CDS encoding GNAT family N-acetyltransferase: MPEPRKNADQGRYELTDGGQIVGFAEYQDQGDTVVLPHTEVSAGHEGEGLGSQLAQFALNDIRQAGKKVVPTCPFIRSYIEKHPEYADLVAQG; this comes from the coding sequence ATGCCAGAACCCCGCAAGAACGCAGACCAGGGCCGCTACGAACTCACCGACGGCGGCCAGATCGTCGGTTTCGCTGAGTACCAGGACCAGGGCGACACCGTGGTCCTGCCGCACACCGAAGTCAGCGCCGGGCACGAGGGCGAGGGCCTGGGCAGCCAGCTCGCGCAGTTTGCGCTGAACGACATCCGGCAAGCGGGCAAAAAGGTCGTGCCGACGTGCCCCTTCATTCGTAGCTACATCGAGAAGCACCCAGAATATGCGGATCTGGTGGCACAGGGCTGA
- a CDS encoding SIS domain-containing protein: MSTDVLALLSRLPGSYAGPQRPEPGPHAVVGVGEGTLAAQLASALPGVAGNFTRTGTQFVLFSPDGQDAARTYAELAEVAGAAVRRVTTGGAAGEVDVLVPGGALSTYHFAQALAYATGHAGDAQEAERLLADLARRCGPEAGDDNPARTLAWSLWGRAPLLLAAPDAEALPQAWQQLLARIGKTLAVPLSGDPLPVVTGAFEAQHEHGDGRIALLLGDLDPALELSREVLETRIDEVVHLPVPGDTESAYAGQLALWYFGAWVAAYLAERYGLQAGDLSVLARAQAVLAGEETEEHLRAEREAPAPRRTVLDDWDDTGAADSPEAGDWEADDREED; this comes from the coding sequence ATGAGCACCGATGTCCTCGCCCTCCTCTCCCGCCTCCCCGGCAGTTACGCCGGCCCCCAGCGCCCCGAACCCGGCCCCCACGCGGTGGTGGGCGTGGGCGAAGGCACCCTGGCCGCCCAGCTCGCGAGCGCGCTCCCCGGCGTGGCCGGCAACTTCACCCGCACCGGCACCCAGTTCGTGCTGTTCAGCCCCGACGGGCAAGACGCGGCGCGCACCTACGCTGAACTGGCCGAGGTGGCGGGCGCGGCGGTGCGGCGCGTGACGACCGGCGGCGCGGCGGGCGAGGTGGACGTGCTCGTGCCCGGCGGGGCGCTCTCCACCTACCACTTCGCCCAGGCGCTTGCCTACGCCACCGGGCACGCCGGGGACGCGCAGGAAGCCGAGCGACTGCTCGCCGACCTCGCCCGACGCTGCGGCCCGGAGGCGGGCGACGACAACCCGGCGCGTACGCTCGCCTGGAGCCTGTGGGGACGCGCCCCACTCCTGCTCGCCGCGCCCGATGCGGAGGCGCTGCCGCAGGCGTGGCAACAGTTGCTGGCGCGCATCGGCAAGACGCTCGCTGTGCCGCTGTCCGGCGACCCGCTGCCCGTCGTGACCGGGGCGTTCGAGGCGCAGCACGAGCACGGCGACGGGCGCATTGCCCTGCTGCTCGGCGACCTCGACCCCGCGCTGGAACTGAGCCGCGAGGTGCTCGAAACGCGCATCGACGAGGTGGTGCATCTGCCTGTCCCCGGCGACACCGAGAGCGCCTACGCCGGGCAGCTCGCACTGTGGTATTTCGGCGCGTGGGTGGCGGCGTACCTCGCCGAGCGTTACGGCCTGCAAGCGGGCGACCTGTCGGTGCTGGCCCGCGCCCAGGCGGTGCTGGCCGGCGAAGAAACAGAGGAGCACCTGCGCGCCGAGCGGGAAGCGCCCGCCCCGCGCCGCACTGTGCTAGACGACTGGGACGACACTGGAGCGGCAGACAGCCCAGAAGCTGGCGATTGGGAAGCCGACGACCGGGAAGAGGACTGA
- the msrA gene encoding peptide-methionine (S)-S-oxide reductase MsrA: MTQQTNSQGTQPGAAQEQAIFAGGCFWCTEAVMQDLRGVQKVESGYIGGTVPNPDYRSVCGGQTGHAEAVRVTFDPNQISYRDLLGLFFATHDPTSLNRQGADVGTQYRSALFPLTQEQEQTAREMIEQLGTEDVFGRPIVTSIEPASTFYVAEDYHQNYYKNNPGQGYCMAVISPKVAKLRQYYGDKLR, translated from the coding sequence ATGACCCAGCAAACGAATTCCCAGGGGACTCAGCCCGGCGCGGCTCAGGAACAGGCCATCTTCGCGGGCGGCTGCTTCTGGTGCACCGAGGCCGTGATGCAGGACCTGCGCGGCGTGCAAAAGGTCGAGAGCGGCTACATCGGCGGTACGGTGCCCAATCCCGATTACCGCTCGGTGTGCGGCGGGCAGACCGGGCACGCCGAGGCGGTGCGCGTGACCTTTGACCCGAACCAGATCAGCTACCGCGACCTGCTGGGGCTGTTTTTCGCCACCCACGACCCCACCAGCCTCAACCGCCAGGGCGCCGACGTGGGCACCCAGTACCGCAGCGCCCTGTTTCCGCTGACCCAGGAGCAGGAACAGACGGCCCGCGAAATGATCGAGCAGCTCGGCACCGAGGACGTGTTCGGGCGGCCCATCGTGACCAGCATCGAACCGGCGAGCACCTTCTACGTTGCCGAGGACTACCACCAGAACTACTACAAGAACAACCCCGGCCAGGGCTACTGCATGGCCGTCATCTCGCCCAAGGTCGCCAAGCTGCGCCAGTACTACGGCGACAAACTCCGCTGA
- a CDS encoding PadR family transcriptional regulator: MNRTEQLRMLVLAVLARQPEHGYAIAQAIQARSEGLLTAREGLLYPVLHALEAEGLVVSAEQQVGGRTRREYRLTEQGRRALARSRRAWEQETRAVRHVLGDTV, from the coding sequence ATGAACCGCACCGAGCAACTTCGCATGCTGGTGCTGGCAGTGCTCGCCCGGCAGCCGGAGCACGGCTACGCCATCGCGCAGGCCATCCAGGCGCGTTCGGAGGGGTTGCTTACGGCGCGTGAGGGCCTGCTGTATCCCGTGCTCCACGCGCTCGAAGCTGAGGGCCTGGTCGTCAGTGCCGAGCAACAGGTCGGCGGGCGTACCCGGCGGGAATACCGCTTGACCGAGCAGGGGAGACGGGCCCTAGCGCGTTCCCGCCGGGCCTGGGAGCAGGAAACTCGCGCCGTTCGTCATGTCCTGGGGGATACCGTATGA
- a CDS encoding M55 family metallopeptidase — translation MKVVISVDMEGVCGVASWVQVSPPEFGGLVNGAEYEKARVQMTREAAAAAEGAFAAGASDVLVNDSHDTMRNLLPELLPERVRYTTGNDKPLSMVQGVQEEGVGALLLVGSHARAGSMRGPLAHTWNGFIRNVRIGGVDTGEYGLNALLAGHYGVPVAFASGDDVAMGEIRAELGEGVETVAVKEGLSSFAAIHLHPAEAVRRIRAGAEAGVRRAASLAPYTTRWPAPCQLSFDHQARADACERVPGVTRVDAVTVGWESENAYHLFQTFRLLAKVAEVRLNG, via the coding sequence ATGAAAGTCGTTATCAGCGTGGATATGGAAGGCGTGTGCGGCGTGGCGTCGTGGGTGCAGGTCAGCCCGCCCGAGTTCGGGGGTCTGGTCAACGGCGCGGAGTACGAAAAGGCCCGCGTTCAGATGACCCGTGAGGCCGCCGCCGCTGCCGAGGGCGCCTTCGCGGCGGGCGCGAGCGACGTGCTGGTCAACGACAGCCACGACACCATGCGCAACCTCTTGCCCGAGCTGCTGCCCGAACGGGTGCGTTACACGACGGGCAACGACAAGCCGCTGAGCATGGTGCAGGGCGTGCAGGAAGAAGGTGTGGGCGCGCTGCTGCTTGTCGGCTCGCACGCCCGCGCCGGTAGTATGCGCGGGCCGCTGGCGCACACCTGGAACGGCTTTATTCGTAATGTCCGCATCGGCGGCGTGGACACTGGCGAATATGGCCTCAACGCCCTGCTCGCTGGGCACTACGGAGTGCCGGTGGCCTTCGCCTCGGGCGACGACGTGGCGATGGGCGAAATCCGCGCCGAACTGGGCGAGGGAGTCGAAACGGTGGCGGTCAAGGAAGGGCTGAGCAGTTTTGCCGCCATTCACCTTCACCCCGCCGAAGCCGTGCGCCGCATCCGCGCCGGAGCCGAAGCCGGAGTGCGCCGCGCCGCCTCGCTCGCGCCCTACACCACCCGCTGGCCCGCGCCCTGCCAGCTTTCTTTCGACCATCAGGCCCGCGCCGACGCCTGCGAACGGGTGCCGGGCGTGACCCGCGTGGACGCCGTGACCGTCGGCTGGGAGAGCGAGAACGCCTATCACCTCTTCCAGACCTTCCGCCTGCTGGCGAAGGTGGCCGAAGTGCGGCTCAACGGCTGA
- a CDS encoding DUF6985 domain-containing protein produces MPHRPKYNLSMDLHPHFASLERQEDGWWATEPLPVPFFGGEALPFAFEADPAGEKWAQAQAAALTFLSLGQQARERVSPFVLSDMRFNLEYVCDEEEMEERLAAAQSPEDLWAQVTPREVLVCSSSNEPEVPYVLVHTLPTWEEEHGMQLVLRLGHQLVYVMPNDLYIPALTDTEQHGLVSPPLDLLASS; encoded by the coding sequence GTGCCCCACCGCCCGAAGTACAACCTCAGCATGGACCTGCACCCGCACTTCGCTTCGCTTGAACGTCAGGAGGACGGCTGGTGGGCCACCGAACCGCTGCCCGTTCCCTTCTTCGGCGGTGAGGCGCTGCCCTTTGCCTTTGAGGCAGACCCGGCAGGCGAAAAGTGGGCGCAGGCGCAGGCCGCTGCCCTGACCTTCCTGAGTCTGGGCCAGCAGGCCCGTGAGCGCGTCAGTCCATTTGTGCTCAGCGACATGCGCTTCAATCTCGAGTACGTCTGCGACGAGGAGGAAATGGAGGAACGGCTGGCTGCCGCTCAGTCCCCCGAAGACCTCTGGGCGCAGGTCACCCCACGCGAAGTGCTCGTCTGTTCCTCCTCCAATGAGCCGGAAGTGCCGTACGTGCTGGTGCATACCCTGCCCACCTGGGAAGAGGAACACGGCATGCAACTGGTCCTGCGCCTGGGGCATCAACTGGTGTACGTCATGCCCAACGACCTTTACATTCCCGCGTTGACCGACACCGAGCAGCACGGCCTGGTTTCGCCGCCCCTGGACCTGCTCGCTTCGTCCTGA
- a CDS encoding DoxX family protein, with protein sequence MPRQPEIGLALLRLVLGVVFVAHGLQAMAWGDLGPLVEQFRAWHIPHPLLAAPLVATIETVGGVLLFLGLAARTVAFLLSCIMFGAIWYVHWGRSFFAPAGLELPLLLLGGSLAIMFGGPGYPSMDRVNYRLPSFGRTTTRVYEQDGPPRL encoded by the coding sequence ATGCCCCGTCAACCAGAAATCGGTCTCGCCCTGCTCCGGCTGGTGCTGGGTGTGGTGTTCGTGGCCCACGGACTTCAGGCAATGGCCTGGGGCGACCTCGGGCCGCTGGTCGAGCAGTTCCGGGCCTGGCATATTCCCCACCCGCTGCTCGCGGCGCCGCTGGTCGCCACCATCGAAACGGTCGGAGGCGTGCTGCTGTTTCTCGGCCTCGCCGCCCGCACGGTGGCCTTCTTGCTGAGCTGCATCATGTTCGGCGCCATCTGGTATGTCCACTGGGGCCGCAGCTTCTTCGCGCCCGCCGGCCTGGAACTGCCGCTGCTGCTGCTGGGAGGCAGCCTCGCCATCATGTTCGGTGGCCCCGGCTACCCGTCCATGGACCGGGTCAACTACCGCCTCCCGTCTTTTGGGCGCACCACGACGCGCGTTTATGAGCAGGACGGCCCGCCCCGGCTTTAA
- a CDS encoding FKBP-type peptidyl-prolyl cis-trans isomerase: protein MTQDLQVEKYQEGSGQPAEKGKMVSVHYTGTLENGQKFDSSRDRGQPIEFPLGVGYVIPGWDQGIAQMRVGDKARLTIPGHLAYGEAGVPGVIPPNATLIFDVELMDVR from the coding sequence ATGACTCAGGATTTACAAGTCGAGAAATACCAGGAAGGCAGCGGCCAGCCGGCAGAAAAAGGCAAGATGGTCAGCGTGCACTACACAGGCACGCTGGAAAACGGCCAGAAGTTCGACTCCAGCCGCGACCGGGGCCAGCCCATCGAGTTCCCGCTCGGCGTCGGCTACGTGATTCCCGGCTGGGACCAGGGCATCGCGCAGATGCGGGTGGGCGACAAGGCCCGGCTGACCATCCCCGGCCACCTCGCCTACGGTGAAGCGGGCGTTCCCGGCGTCATTCCCCCCAACGCCACCCTGATTTTCGACGTGGAACTGATGGACGTGCGCTGA